The following are encoded in a window of Saccharothrix longispora genomic DNA:
- a CDS encoding amidase family protein, with protein sequence MTETTAAEWPSLTDLRSRLTGGLLTAADLLSACLRRIEEVDPLVRAVLALDPTAREQARESDRRIAAGLARPLEGVPVLLKDNIGTAGLATTAGSRLLAGTPPRDDADVVVRLRRTGAVVLGKANMSEWGNFRSTGAVEGWSAVGGQTRNPHVLDHSPGGSSSGSAVAVAAGMAPLALGTETDGSVVVPAALNGVVGVKPALGLLPGRGIVPVSRAQDAVGVLAPSVADAAACLAALAGGPVVRPAPARGLRLGLWQGRRMPGTVLAEVERVAGLLRAAGVVVVPVELPWEGPPLIAGMEALMAEFRVGLDGYLAARGGPVTSLADVLAGNRDDPVELELFGQELLEQAAGVTDEQIAGAAANRARARWWAQDAIAAVLAEHSLAGIVAPTSEPAWRLSGGGDPPTRNTSTIPAMAGVPNVTVPAGFLGDLPFGVSVFGPRDTFVALGLAATVEEVCGDRRAPRFLGA encoded by the coding sequence TTGACTGAGACGACCGCGGCGGAGTGGCCGTCGTTGACCGACCTGCGCTCGCGCCTGACCGGGGGCCTGCTGACCGCGGCCGACCTGCTGTCGGCGTGCCTGCGCCGGATCGAGGAGGTCGACCCGCTGGTGCGGGCGGTCCTGGCGCTCGACCCGACTGCCCGCGAGCAGGCGCGCGAGAGCGACCGGAGGATCGCCGCCGGGCTGGCCCGCCCGCTGGAGGGCGTCCCCGTGCTGCTGAAGGACAACATCGGCACGGCGGGCCTGGCGACCACCGCCGGGTCGCGCCTGCTGGCCGGCACGCCACCCCGGGACGACGCCGACGTGGTGGTCCGGTTGCGCCGGACCGGCGCGGTCGTGCTGGGCAAGGCGAACATGTCGGAGTGGGGCAACTTCCGCTCCACCGGCGCGGTCGAGGGCTGGTCGGCGGTCGGCGGGCAGACCCGCAACCCGCACGTGCTCGACCACAGCCCGGGTGGGTCGTCGTCCGGGTCCGCGGTGGCGGTGGCGGCGGGCATGGCGCCGTTGGCGCTGGGCACGGAGACCGACGGTTCGGTCGTCGTGCCCGCCGCGCTGAACGGGGTGGTGGGCGTGAAGCCCGCCCTGGGCCTGCTGCCGGGACGCGGGATCGTGCCCGTGTCGCGCGCGCAGGACGCGGTGGGCGTGCTGGCGCCGAGCGTCGCCGACGCGGCGGCCTGCCTCGCGGCGCTGGCCGGCGGACCCGTGGTGCGCCCCGCGCCGGCGCGGGGGCTGCGGCTCGGCCTGTGGCAGGGGCGGCGGATGCCCGGGACCGTGCTGGCCGAGGTGGAGCGCGTCGCCGGGCTGCTGCGGGCCGCCGGGGTCGTCGTGGTGCCGGTCGAGCTGCCCTGGGAGGGCCCGCCGCTGATCGCCGGGATGGAGGCGCTGATGGCGGAGTTCCGGGTCGGCCTCGACGGGTACCTGGCGGCGCGCGGCGGGCCGGTGACCTCGCTCGCCGACGTGCTCGCGGGCAACCGGGACGACCCCGTGGAGTTGGAGCTGTTCGGCCAGGAGCTGCTGGAGCAGGCCGCCGGGGTCACCGACGAGCAGATCGCGGGCGCGGCGGCGAACCGCGCCCGGGCGCGGTGGTGGGCGCAGGACGCCATCGCCGCGGTGCTGGCGGAGCACTCGCTGGCGGGGATCGTCGCGCCGACGAGCGAACCGGCGTGGCGGCTCTCCGGCGGCGGCGACCCCCCGACCCGCAACACCTCCACGATCCCGGCGATGGCCGGCGTGCCGAACGTGACGGTGCCGGCGGGGTTCCTGGGCGACCTGCCGTTCGGGGTGTCGGTGTTCGGTCCCCGCGACACGTTCGTCGCCCTGGGCCTCGCCGCGACGGTGGAGGAGGTGTGCGGGGACCGCAGGGCTCCCCGCTTCCTGGGGGCGTGA
- a CDS encoding MbtH family protein encodes MTNPFDNQDGEFLVLVNDEGQHSLWPGDIAVPAGWEVTHGPAGRADCMEHVEATWTDLRPASLAALRG; translated from the coding sequence ATGACGAACCCCTTCGACAACCAGGACGGCGAGTTCCTCGTCCTCGTGAACGACGAGGGCCAGCACTCCCTGTGGCCCGGCGACATCGCCGTCCCCGCCGGCTGGGAGGTCACCCACGGGCCCGCCGGCCGCGCCGACTGCATGGAGCACGTCGAGGCCACCTGGACCGACCTGCGCCCGGCGAGCCTCGCCGCCCTGCGCGGCTGA